Genomic DNA from Arcobacter sp. LA11:
TCAAAATGAATATAATCTAATAAAAATATATTCCAAAAATCATTATAATGAATATAAATTAGTAATTGAAAAAAAACTAGAAAATTTCAAAAATAGACCTTATAGTGGATATTTAGTAAATAAAGATAATAAAGATATGATTCTTTCATTATCTAAGCCTAATAATAATGGTGGAGATATTGAAAAGTATTTTTTTAAATTTACTTATAAAAAGGGAGAATTTTTATTAGATAATATTAAATATATAGAATTAAATATGTGTAATTTTGAAGTAATGTCAGAATATCTTATTAAAAAAGATTACATTAAAAATAAATCTTTTAAAGAATTCAATTTTTTAAAAGTATTTAACATATTGGAAGCAAAGAAAAACAAAGAAAAAATATTTATTAAACAGATAGGAACTAAAGAAGAATATAATTATAATAAAATGACGTTAATATATAAAAAAGGGATAGAGTATCTAAAAGAATATATTAAAAAAAATATAATTATAGAATTTAATGATTTAACAGATGAAAAATGTAAGCCTATAGAATATATGGATAAATATTTATTTCTTGATATAAAAAATTTAAATAAATCAAATAACATAGCCTACTACCTAGAAAGAGCTGGATATTATAAAGAATCAATATACCTACTAGAAAAAATCATAGAAAAATATCCAAGCAGAACAGTAGCATATATAAACCTAGGAGATTCATACCTAAAAGATGGTAATAAAAAAGAAGCAATAAAAAACTATCAAATATATGTAAAACAAATGAAAGAGAAAAATAAAGAAAAGAAAATACCAAAAAGAGTTTTAGAAGAAATAAATAGTTCTGAACTAAAAGTTATACCAGAAGTAAAAACTAATACCTCAAAAATAGAATCAATAAAAAAAGAAGAAAAAACATTCTTTACAAAATTATTAGAACTATTTGGATCATCATCACCAGATAAAAATATTAACATAATGCAAAGTTAAAGTTTTAATTCGTAAGAATATTCCATAATTACTTATAGAAGCACACTCAACAAGTAGAAGAGTTTTACATGAAGAAGTTAGAGCTTTTTTAAAAAGATTAGGACCTAAAAAATGATAAAAATATTAATATCAATACTTTTATTTGCAAATATATTATTTGCAAAAAGTGAATTTATAAAGATGTGTGAGAATCCAACATCTTCTCAAAAACACACTTTAGAAGCTATACTAAAAAAATATAAAGCTCATAAAAATAAAACTTGGGAAGAACAATGTTTTGGATTAGAAAATTTTATAAAGAGAAGAACATTTATTCAACTTACAAATGCAAATATTACGGACTTGACTCCCTTGAGTTATTTCCCTCATTTAACTGATTTAACTTTACGTAAAAATAATATAAGAGATTTATCTCCTTTATCAAATTTAAAAAAATTAAAAATTTTGTCATTAAGTACTGATAAAAAATTTGATTTAAAGCCTCTTGAAGAATTAGAAAATTTAGAGATGATTTCTCTCTCTTATTCAAATCTTGATAATATATGCTCTTTAAATAAATTAACAAACCTTAGAGATTTAAGTTTACTTAACAATAATATTAAAGATATTTCATGTTTAACTGATTTAAAGAATTTAACTAATGTAGACTTTGGAAGAAATCAAATTACAGATATAAACGTAGTATCAAATTATATAGCACTTACATCTATAAATTTATATAAAAACCCAATCAATGATATTACCCCTCTTAAGAAATTGACTAATCTTAAATATGTAGACTTAGAGTATACAAATGTAGATGATATAAGTGTACTAGCAAAAAATCCAAATTTAAAAAACATAACAATAGATGAAGATCAAATTAAAAAATGTTCACCTAGAAATATACATCAATTAAGAGATGGGAAATCATGCTTAAAAGAAGATGGGACACCAAAAGTATTTTGGAGACAATGGCTAGGTTTATAAAAAAATATACAAAAAAAGCTTTTGAAATATTAAAAAATAAAAAGGAACTAAAAAAATGATAAAAAATATTATACTTTTCTTATTTATCATAACAAGTAATATTTACGCAAATTTAAATTTAATTAATTTATCAGATAATAAAGATTATACCTTAAAGAAAAAGGATTTTTTTATAACATCTATATATTATAAAGGTAATAATAATTTAGTTGATGTTCATTATAGTAATATAGATAAAATTTATTTTAATTCAGAAAAAAAAATACATTATGTTATAACAAGAAGCTTAATGAATCTTCCTGCTTTAGATAAAAAATGTGGAGTTTATGCTGAACACTATAAAATGAGTATATATAAGACATATGGTAATTTTCTTTTAAAAATATATAATTATGAGGGGAAATATAATGGATATGAAGGAGATTTTTACTGTGAAGAACTTCATTATCTATATAAAAAGTATAAGAATATGATTAAACTAGATAATTCTATTAATCTAAGTTCAAGTGTTATTCTAAATTCTCTTAAAGAATTTATAACATCTCAGTATGCAAAAAAACATAAACTTTTATTTACTTTTAAAGATAGTTCTTTTAATATTAATACAATAAAAGATATCTTAAATGAAATTCCAATATTACATAAAACCCTTACTCAATACAACAATATAGCCTACTACCTAGAACAAGCAGGAGCATATAAAGAATCAATATACCTACTAGAAAAAATCATAGAAAAATATCCAAATAGAACCGTAGCATATATAAACCTAGGAGATTCATATTTAAAAAGTGGAAATAAAGAAAAAGCTATAGAAAATTATAAAATATATGTAAAACAAATGAAAGAAAAAAATAAAGAGAAAAAAGTACCCAAAAGAGTTTTAGAAATAATAGATAATTCTAAAATTTCCAGTAAAACTATAAATAAACAACAAAACACCTCAAAAATAGAAGTAATAAAAGAAGAAAAAACATTCTTCACAAAACTACTAGAACTATTTGGTTCTTCAACATCAACTAAAAGAATCAATATTATGCAAAGTTAAAGTTTTAGATAAATAGAATGAATTTAAAAATATATATAATACTATTAATTATATCAAACTATTTAATTGCAGAATGTTTAAATAAACAAGAAAAAGAAATAATACTTTCAGATGACTATTTCTTGCAAAGAAACTATATACAATGCAATAAACAATCAACAAGTTTAGACAAGTATATTTGTTCTAATCCAAATTTATTATTAATGTTTAACTATTATACTATGGTTCATATAGATTCTAGAATGAGATATTTTAAATATTTTAACTTTAATGAATTTAGAGAAATAGCTATGGAGAATTTTCGAAAGGATAATATTAATCCTAATCATTTATGTTTTAATTTAAAAAGAGCAACAAGCATTTTACTTTATTCTGATTCATTATATAATATGATTAAGATAAATGATATTGAGTATATTATTCAGAAAAATAAAGATGGTATCGTTTTAACTAATAGAGAAGGATATAAAATTTATCTTGGAAAAACTTGTGATACGCTAGATAGTAAGGGAAACAAAGGTATTTGGAGTAGAATATCAAATAAATATCTAATTAAACTAGGGAAAAAAGAATTTATTTTTAATTCCTCAAAGTTAAGTCTTAAAAATTATAAATGTTTGAAATAATGAAAAGATTATTAACTATTTTAATTTTAGCAATAAGCTTATGGGCTGATTCTCCTATAACTGATGGACTTTATATTAGTAATGAATGTAGTATTTCATTTGTAATAAAAAGTGATAAATATGGTAGCTCTTACACTCTTTTAAATCATAAGAATACTAAAAAACATAAAATAAATATTTTAGAAGAAAATACATATTTAGAATTTCAAAACCTACATCGTAAATATTATAATACTGGTGATAATAATAATTTTATAAATGGAGAAATACTAGGAAATACGCAAGCACTTTTAGAAAATAGCTATTCATTTGTAATTCAAAACTATGGAAATAGTATGAACCCATATATTACTTTTGATAAATGTACTAAGTATCTACACTATAATCATATAAATTCAATTCAAAAATTAGAAAAATATATAAAAAAGAATACTAAAAAATATAGTGATAACTTTTATTATGAATTAAAAAATATTTTTCCTATGAATATCAAAAATGTAGAGAGTTACAATAATATAGCCTATTATATGTATAAACAAAAAGCTTATACTATGTCATTAAATATTCTTACAGACATTTTATTAAATTTCCCAAGTCGTAAAGTAGCACACTATAACTATGCTCAAAATGCAGAAAAGATTTTAAAAAATAAAATTAAAAACGGCTTTTATTTGGAACAAAAAAATGTTGATAAACACTTTCTTTCATATATAGCCCAAATGCTTTTTGATAAAAAAGAAAATAAGATTCCTAAGAAAATACAAAATAGTTATTCATCATACTATGAACTATTAATTAACTTAAATAAAACATTAAAAGAGAAATATCAAGTATTAGACATTACTAAAGGATATTTAAATAATGATG
This window encodes:
- a CDS encoding M48 family metallopeptidase; the protein is MIKNIILFLFIITSNIYANLNLINLSDNKDYTLKKKDFFITSIYYKGNNNLVDVHYSNIDKIYFNSEKKIHYVITRSLMNLPALDKKCGVYAEHYKMSIYKTYGNFLLKIYNYEGKYNGYEGDFYCEELHYLYKKYKNMIKLDNSINLSSSVILNSLKEFITSQYAKKHKLLFTFKDSSFNINTIKDILNEIPILHKTLTQYNNIAYYLEQAGAYKESIYLLEKIIEKYPNRTVAYINLGDSYLKSGNKEKAIENYKIYVKQMKEKNKEKKVPKRVLEIIDNSKISSKTINKQQNTSKIEVIKEEKTFFTKLLELFGSSTSTKRINIMQS
- a CDS encoding leucine-rich repeat domain-containing protein, giving the protein MIKILISILLFANILFAKSEFIKMCENPTSSQKHTLEAILKKYKAHKNKTWEEQCFGLENFIKRRTFIQLTNANITDLTPLSYFPHLTDLTLRKNNIRDLSPLSNLKKLKILSLSTDKKFDLKPLEELENLEMISLSYSNLDNICSLNKLTNLRDLSLLNNNIKDISCLTDLKNLTNVDFGRNQITDINVVSNYIALTSINLYKNPINDITPLKKLTNLKYVDLEYTNVDDISVLAKNPNLKNITIDEDQIKKCSPRNIHQLRDGKSCLKEDGTPKVFWRQWLGL
- a CDS encoding tetratricopeptide repeat protein, giving the protein MKLILIICVLFSLLNSNDIQNKYQLGFEIKIDFNNDGLEDKIVHYIAKNQNEYNLIKIYSKNHYNEYKLVIEKKLENFKNRPYSGYLVNKDNKDMILSLSKPNNNGGDIEKYFFKFTYKKGEFLLDNIKYIELNMCNFEVMSEYLIKKDYIKNKSFKEFNFLKVFNILEAKKNKEKIFIKQIGTKEEYNYNKMTLIYKKGIEYLKEYIKKNIIIEFNDLTDEKCKPIEYMDKYLFLDIKNLNKSNNIAYYLERAGYYKESIYLLEKIIEKYPSRTVAYINLGDSYLKDGNKKEAIKNYQIYVKQMKEKNKEKKIPKRVLEEINSSELKVIPEVKTNTSKIESIKKEEKTFFTKLLELFGSSSPDKNINIMQS